In Candidatus Desulfofervidus auxilii, one genomic interval encodes:
- a CDS encoding Na(+)/H(+) antiporter subunit D has translation MIKPIPPFLIYLIGALFVPLLVGKAKKALLLIIPILAYIDLLLMPHGNYWKIKFLDYELIFGQVDKLSMVFAYVFVIISFAALLYALHVDDDVQHFSALYYAGSSLGVAFAGDLFTLYLFWEIMAVASVFIIWSQRDKEAIGAGFRYLLVHLFGGCALLAGIVIYAIKTGSIAFSGPLVKCGLGFWLILIGFILNAAVPPLHPWLPDAYPRASVTGAIFLTAYTTKSAVYTLLRAFPGVEVLAYLGAIMTVYGVVWAIMENDIRRLLAYHIVSQVGYMVGGVGIGTELSMNGSAAHAFCHILYKALLFMGAGAVIYQTGMRKMSDLTGRDLYKKIPLSLIFYMVGAFSISAVPLFNGFICKPMIVTAAEETHMLAVFFLMHTASIGTWLCVGLKLPYYTWFGKRRPELGEIEIKKLPWNMIAGMAFLSFLCIFMGVYPDILYRVLPYPVEYHPYTPMHVIGALQMLLMTVVGVWILLKRLEPHAVINLDTDWFYRKGAILFVKFCYGLSAIRTILQKLAIDFVDGVIVISKNPIYVIESIFSSKTTRLEPYDANTYRTAVGIGVMFSLIFFAIVCFIFFHHLLQLLVK, from the coding sequence ATGATTAAACCTATACCTCCGTTTTTAATCTATTTAATAGGAGCACTGTTTGTTCCTCTACTTGTAGGGAAAGCAAAAAAGGCTCTTCTTTTAATTATACCAATCCTTGCTTATATTGACCTTTTATTAATGCCTCATGGTAATTATTGGAAAATAAAATTTTTAGATTATGAGCTTATTTTTGGACAAGTAGATAAATTAAGTATGGTCTTTGCATATGTATTTGTCATTATTAGTTTTGCTGCTCTGCTTTATGCCTTACATGTAGATGATGATGTTCAGCATTTTTCGGCTCTTTATTATGCAGGCAGTTCTTTAGGTGTAGCCTTTGCTGGTGACCTCTTTACTTTATATCTCTTTTGGGAAATTATGGCTGTAGCCTCTGTTTTTATTATCTGGTCTCAAAGAGATAAAGAAGCTATAGGTGCTGGATTTAGATATCTTTTGGTTCACCTTTTTGGTGGTTGTGCACTTTTAGCAGGTATTGTTATTTATGCGATAAAGACAGGCTCCATTGCTTTTTCTGGGCCACTAGTAAAATGTGGTTTGGGTTTTTGGCTTATATTAATCGGTTTTATATTAAATGCTGCTGTTCCTCCATTACATCCATGGTTACCTGATGCTTATCCACGTGCATCTGTTACTGGTGCTATTTTCCTTACTGCATATACTACAAAAAGTGCCGTTTATACTTTATTAAGAGCATTTCCTGGTGTGGAAGTCCTTGCTTATCTTGGTGCTATTATGACAGTTTATGGTGTTGTTTGGGCGATTATGGAAAATGATATAAGGCGTCTACTTGCTTATCACATTGTTAGTCAGGTAGGATACATGGTGGGTGGTGTAGGTATAGGGACAGAATTATCTATGAATGGCTCAGCAGCTCATGCTTTTTGTCATATCCTTTATAAAGCATTATTATTTATGGGTGCAGGTGCTGTTATTTATCAAACAGGTATGCGTAAAATGAGTGATTTGACTGGAAGGGATCTCTATAAAAAGATTCCTCTTAGTTTAATATTTTATATGGTAGGTGCTTTTTCCATTTCGGCTGTACCATTATTTAATGGATTCATATGTAAACCTATGATTGTTACTGCAGCAGAAGAAACTCATATGTTAGCTGTCTTTTTCTTAATGCATACAGCCTCCATTGGTACATGGTTATGTGTAGGTCTTAAACTGCCATATTATACATGGTTTGGGAAACGCAGACCAGAATTAGGAGAAATAGAGATAAAGAAACTTCCTTGGAATATGATTGCTGGTATGGCATTTCTTTCCTTCCTTTGCATCTTTATGGGTGTTTATCCAGATATACTTTATCGTGTTCTTCCTTATCCTGTAGAATATCATCCTTATACTCCAATGCATGTCATCGGTGCCCTTCAAATGCTTTTGATGACTGTAGTTGGTGTTTGGATTTTATTAAAGAGACTTGAGCCGCATGCTGTAATTAATCTTGATACAGATTGGTTTTATCGTAAAGGTGCAATTCTTTTTGTAAAATTCTGTTATGGTTTAAGTGCAATACGTACAATTTTGCAAAAGCTAGCCATAGATTTTGTAGATGGAGTTATTGTAATAAGCAAAAATCCAATTTATGTAATAGAATCAATATTTTCTTCAAAAACAACTCGATTAGAACCTTATGATGCTAATACTTATCGAACAGCAGTAGGTATTGGAGTGATGTTTT